The Haliotis asinina isolate JCU_RB_2024 chromosome 2, JCU_Hal_asi_v2, whole genome shotgun sequence genomic interval tagcgtggaatatcattATCTTATGCcagaaattgcagtcttatcattcgaaggaatatgcggtgttgttttaatgggtaaagttgacttttcgtctgctaaatattaaatagataataactacatagtgttaattgtgtttcattcaactttttaatatgtttaaatctgtttaacagtattgagacaggtgtaaaacagtagcgagacaggtgttacacagtagcgagacaggtgttaatcactagcggtgttgatttcatgtcacggttagcatgtattgcacgtgcatactcggcaagctacctgtagcagccaagtgtactcgcccaattcgttgtaccacctctcttgtcacaaatgcgtttagtgagcaggatcatctaatatgtgtctcaGACATTAGTTTCGGATCTTGaatttgtaaaaataaataaacaataaaaaactccaacaacaacaacaacaacaataacaacaaccccaacacacacacacacacacacacacacacacacacacacacacacacacacacacacacacaccaaagcCTACGTTCACTATTTCTTTCTGATACCATTACCATCAAGTCAGTTTTTTTTTCTCGTTTACAGGAGAGAGTTGACCTCGCTCGGTGGCAGAGTATGGATGACGTTCAACTGGAACATGCCGTCCGCGTTGCACGTGTCAAAAGCGTTTGCAAGAAGCATTCTTTTAAGCGGTTATACAACTTGGTATTCACCGTTGATCCAGTTAGTTCGGTTGCGTTTTGTGAGATCCCTAAAGTTGGCTCTAGCACATTGCAAAGACTCCTTTATTGGTTGCATTCAAATCAGTCTGAGTCGTCTCCCTTTTCAATAAACGGGAACGCCATCCACTACGTCACTGAGATGAGACGACGTTTCCCAAGAGCAGAGGACCTGTCTCCTTACAAAACGTTTATGTTCGTTCGGGATCCTTACCAAAGACTTTTTTCAGCGTTTGTTGACAGACTGTATATTCCCTCCTACGAAAAGGGTAGTTTTGCTCAGCGCACAATCGACCGTGTGAGGACAAGAGCTCACACTGAATCTTCAAAATGCGGATCTACCGTCACATTCACGGATGCCGTTCTCTTTACGATTCTCTCCTACCATATGCCCCACGTGAGTGAATGGCACTTCTCTCCACAGAGGCATTTCTGTCGTCCGTGCGACATCAACTACGATGCCATTGGCAAAATGGAGACTTTTACCCGAGATGTGAGATACATTTTACGAAAATTTGGCATGAAGGATGTGCCTGTGGACAGCAAAGAAATGTCCTCTGAAAGTGACGTCAGCATCATGATGGACGTCTCCAACGCTTCATACACCATACGTCACACCCTCTGCATGTCATCCATTGGTGTTTTCAGAAGACTTTGGGAAACCTTTCAAATACGAGGTTTTCTTGGTAGACACCATCCGTTCCCGTTTAGAAAAGGTGATTCCTTGTCACTAGAGGAGTTCCAAGCCCTCCTCCGCTCCACCTACCGATCTGATGAGTCTTGGATAGCCTCTGGGAGACATCAGCAGCGTCGACTAGCCATGATCGAGGCCTACAGGACGGTTCCAATCGAATATTTACACAGGTTGAAGGAGATTTTCAGACACGACTGTGAACTCTTTGGGTATGACCCAGAACCCCCAGAATTATTCAACAGAGACTTGAATTTTAGAAATTTGAGTTTCTTCTCGCATTTTAAGGAACATACATATCTATTTTAAAGCCA includes:
- the LOC137271656 gene encoding carbohydrate sulfotransferase 11-like is translated as MDDVQLEHAVRVARVKSVCKKHSFKRLYNLVFTVDPVSSVAFCEIPKVGSSTLQRLLYWLHSNQSESSPFSINGNAIHYVTEMRRRFPRAEDLSPYKTFMFVRDPYQRLFSAFVDRLYIPSYEKGSFAQRTIDRVRTRAHTESSKCGSTVTFTDAVLFTILSYHMPHVSEWHFSPQRHFCRPCDINYDAIGKMETFTRDVRYILRKFGMKDVPVDSKEMSSESDVSIMMDVSNASYTIRHTLCMSSIGVFRRLWETFQIRGFLGRHHPFPFRKGDSLSLEEFQALLRSTYRSDESWIASGRHQQRRLAMIEAYRTVPIEYLHRLKEIFRHDCELFGYDPEPPELFNRDLNFRNLSFFSHFKEHTYLF